In Fusarium poae strain DAOMC 252244 chromosome Unknown contig_1, whole genome shotgun sequence, the following are encoded in one genomic region:
- a CDS encoding uncharacterized protein (TransMembrane:3 (o43-64i76-94o100-124i)): MDSFPTLFLLTYQLQCHKRILDPGALRNDSEEMSAALEPTLRSSWQTTAGVSALAGVLSHHIVFRPYEIDGAAWNLVFTYIGLFVALCIVYAQIAGFGFFASLCHTLLVATTYNVSLTASILVYRAFFHRLRSFPGPFMTKLSRFDTLRKVAKTTRGCEDIQGLHKKYGNVVRIGPRELSINLPSAIPLIYGSFTRTKKSLWYEHVSHETDKISVNSTCDPEAHKKRKLLWERALGFRAMKIYETGVTETVNSLLCKIAAKADRTINITKYSMLFSFDVIGVVGFSKDFHMVESETEHPAIKGVHESMMAIGVLGTVPWLLSMLGKIPGAAGGYARFTRWCHEQLQEKRKIIAGERASLKDQDPQDIMSWLVKAMEDGDPCAPPGDQAVEEDARLLIIAGSDTVASAITNALYYLAKNPDHYQALQDAIWQHFPNGDSEWTYKKARAVLYLDWVIYETLRLRPSVPGGLTRVTPPEGLVIDDFFIPGDIVVSVPTYTMQRDERYWPDALSFKPERWKGLSTEMVPWIPFTKGQGSCPGKALAIMEMRMVLGRIALLYNISFPKDVTAEDVKFEFKDTFTMKLRGLNIVFTPISR; encoded by the exons ATGGATTCATTTCCAACTCTTTTCCTCCTTACATACCAACTTCAGTGTCACAAGCGAATTCTTGATCCGGGAGCCCTCAGGAACGACAGTGAGGAAATGAGCGCAGCACTGGAGCCAACATTGCGATCGTCGTGGCAGACCACTGCAGGCGTTTCAGCTCTCGCGGGCGTCCTCTCCCACCATATCGTCTTCCGGCCCTATGAGATCGATGGCGCTGCCTGGAACCTCGTCTTCACCTACATCGGCCTCTTCGTGGCACTCTGCATCGTCTATGCGCAGATTGCTGGTTTCGGGTTCTTTGCGAGCCTCTGCCACACGCTGCTCGTCGCCACGACCTACAACGTGAGCCTCACAGCCAGCATCCTCGTATACAGGGCTTTCTTCCACAGACTTCGATCCTTTCCCGGCCCTTTCATGACGAAGCTCTCGCGCTTCGACACATTACGGAAGGTGGCCAAGACCACCAGAGGCTGCGAAGATATCCAGGGGCTTCATAAGAAATATGGCAACGTTGTTCGAATTG GACCCCGCGAACTATCAATTAACCTCCCTTCGGCTATCCCACTGATCTATGGGTCGTTTACCAGAACCAAAAAATCACTATGGTACGAGCATGTCTCTCATGAAACTGACAAAATCTCCGTGAACTCGACGTGCGACCCGGAGGCACACAAGAAGCGCAAGTTGCTCTGGGAGCGAGCCCTTGGATTTCGAG CCATGAAAATCTACGAAACTGGGGTAACAGAAACGGTCAACTCGTTGCTTTGCAAAATCGCAGCTAAAGCTGACCGGACGATTAACATAACCAAATACAGCATGTTGTTCAGCTTCGATGTGATAGGAGTCGTTG GCTTTTCGAAAGATTTTCACATGGTCGAGAGTGAAACCGAGCACCCTGCCATCAAGGGCGTTCACGAGAGTATGATGGCTATCGGCGTCCTCGGTACAGTTCCATGGCTACTTTCTATGCTTGGCAAGATCCCAGGGGCTGCTGGCGGGTACGCGCGGTTCACGAGGTGGTGTCATGAGCAGCTCCAGGAGAAGCGCAAG ATCATAGCTGGCGAAAGGGCTAGTCTCAAGGACCAGGACCCGCAAGATATCATGTCGTGGCTTGTCAAGGCCATGGAAGATGGTGATCCGTGTGCTCCTCCGGGCGATCAAGCTGTTGAGGAGGACGCTCGACTTCTTATCATCGCTGGAAG TGATACCGTCGCTTCAGCGATCACTAACGC GCTCTACTATCTCGCCAAGAACCCCGATCACTACCAGGCTCTGCAGGATGCTATTTGGCAGCATTTCCCCAACGGCGACAGTGAATGGACGTACAAAAAGGCCCGCGCCGTGCTCTACCTCGATTGGGTCATATACGAAACCCTCCGACTGAGGCCATCCGTCCCCGGCGGCCTCACCCGAGTGACACCGCCCGAGGGCCTCGTAATAGACGACTTCTTTATCCCAGGGGATATCGTGGTCTCGGTGCCGACCTACACCATGCAGCGCGACGAGCGCTACTGGCCTGATGCTCTCTCGTTCAAGCCTGAGCGTTGGAAGGGCCTGAGCACCGAGATGGTCCCCTGGATTCCCTTTACCAAGGGTCAAGGGTCTTGTCCGGGCAAGGCGCTCGCCATAATGGAGATGCGGATGGTACTGGGACGTATCGCCCTACTGTACAACATTTCCTTCCCCAAGGACGTCACTGCAGAGGACGTCAAGTTCGAGTTCAAGGACACCTTCACTATGAAGCTGCGAGGACTAAATATTGTGTTTACTCCTATATCGCGGTAA
- a CDS encoding uncharacterized protein (TransMembrane:7 (o27-51i63-86o106-129i141-164o193-212i224-244o256-278i)), producing MANGTKGLMAPSESHDVNFYNLQKNAIIIYMIYCVCAVGLLVLFFIPALFLRGGSRERRSQNYMILPPCILTTVAQLIIFIAVLFFDHNVHAWEKSLDTATRATTLVFTANIFLISGTALARLVICITYSSLLTPFKWARYVIRFTGGLVVTASTAAWFALLFACKPIDAAWDLRLSGEAQCIDRYPFHILQAGSGAVADVIVMAVMLYHCLSPRHSWKDKAVLLTHFSSGLLLPIPAVARLAILATAREDPDTTFVLAPAILCFIIEANLVIMYNLIPDFKRFVRMSGNPSSPVNGTMDGRQGGMLQGSNSILGGDGRSTDSVGGYSLSEESAVELVTRNP from the exons atggccaacGGCACAAAGGGACTGATGGCACCATCCGAGAGTCATGATGTCAATTTTTATAATCTACAGAAGAATGCAATAATCATATACATGATTTACTGTGTTTGTGCCGTCGgacttcttgttcttttctttattccTGCACTATTTCTTCGGGGCGGGAGCCGTGAACGACGCTCTCAGAACT ATATGATCCTCCCACCGTGTATACTTACAACGGTTGCCCAATTGATAATTTTCATTGCTGTCTTATTTTTCGATCACAATGTACATGCCTGGGAGAAATCTCTGGACACTGCCACCCGGGCTACCACG CTTGTTTTCACTGCCAATATCTTCTTGATTTCGGGCACCGCTCTCGCAAGGCTGGTGATCTGTATCACCTACTCCAGCTTATTAACTCCCTTCAAGTGGGCTCGCTATGTTATCCGTTTTACAGGTGGTTTGGTGGTCACTGCCTCAACTGCTGCATGGTTCGCCCTTTTGTTCGCTTGCAAGCCAATCGACGCAGCGTGGGACCTTCGACTGTCTGGAGAAGCTCAATGTATTGATCGCTATCCATTCCATATACTACAAGCGGGCAGTGGGGCTGTGGCAGATGTTATTGTTATGGCTGTCATGTTGTACCATTGCCTTTCGCCTCGGCACTCGTGGAAGGATAAAGCGGTTCTCCTTACACACTTCAGCAGTGGCCTACTTCTGCCAATCCCTGCTGTGGCCCGGCTTGCCATCTTGGCTACTGCACGCGAAGACCCTGACACGACGTTTGTGTTGGCCCCGGCTATCCTCTGCTTCATCATTGAGGCCAACCTCGTCATCATGTACAATCTAATACCAGACTTCAAAAGGTTTGTCAGGATGTCTGGGAATCCATCGTCCCCGGTGAATGGTACAATGGACGGCCGTCAAGGCGGTATGCTTCAGGGAAGCAACTCAATCCTAGGTGGTGATGGTAGGTCAACGGATTCAGTTGGCGGATATTCATTGTCGGAAGAAAGTGCCGTTGAGCTGGTGACTCGCAATCCTTGA